One segment of Macrotis lagotis isolate mMagLag1 chromosome 1, bilby.v1.9.chrom.fasta, whole genome shotgun sequence DNA contains the following:
- the LOC141501289 gene encoding large ribosomal subunit protein eL21-like — MRNTKGKRRGTRYMFSRPFRKHGVVPLATYVCTYKKGDIVDIKSMGTVQQGMPHKCYHGKTGKTGRVYNVTQHAVGIVGNKQVKGKILAKRINVHIEHIKHSKSRDSFLKRVKEND; from the coding sequence ATgagaaacacaaaaggaaaaaggagagggactcGATACATGTTTTCTAGGCCCTTTCGAAAACATGGTGTCGTCCCTCTGGCTACATATGTGTGCACATACAAGAAAGGTGATATTGTAGATATCAAGAGTATGGGCACAGTTCAGCAAGGAATGCCCCACAAATGTTACCATGGCAAGACTGGAAAGACTGGACGAGTCTATAATGTTACACAGCATGCTGTAGGCATTGTTGGAAACAAACAGGTTAAGGGCAAGATTCTAGCCAAGAGAATTAATGTGCATATTGAGCATATTAAGCATTCTAAGAGCAGAGATAGCTTCCTGAAGCgagtaaaggaaaatgattag